The Streptomyces tendae genome has a window encoding:
- a CDS encoding CBS domain-containing protein, producing the protein MTQYVRDIMTAAPVTVGPHTSVAQVARIMRDRDLGAVLVTDDGRLRGLVTDRDLVVRSIAEGVDPEETTVAGACSDDLVTVGPDDELDLAVRLMREHAVRRVPVVEGRHPVGVVSLGDVAMERDPRSALGDISVARPHT; encoded by the coding sequence ATGACCCAGTACGTCCGCGACATCATGACCGCCGCGCCGGTGACCGTCGGGCCGCACACCTCCGTGGCCCAGGTCGCCCGCATCATGCGGGACCGCGACCTCGGCGCCGTCCTGGTCACCGACGACGGGCGGCTGCGGGGACTGGTCACCGACCGGGACCTCGTGGTGCGTTCGATCGCCGAGGGCGTCGACCCGGAGGAGACCACCGTGGCCGGCGCCTGCAGCGACGACCTGGTGACCGTGGGGCCCGACGACGAGCTGGACCTCGCGGTGCGGCTGATGCGGGAACACGCCGTGCGCCGCGTCCCGGTGGTCGAGGGCCGGCACCCGGTCGGCGTCGTGTCGCTGGGGGACGTCGCCATGGAGCGCGACCCCCGGTCGGCCCTCGGCGACATCAGTGTGGCCAGGCCGCACACGTAA
- a CDS encoding metallophosphoesterase family protein → MRLLLMSDTHLPKRARQLPEPLLEEIPRADVVVHAGDWVDTDTLDLLESRSRRLLAVYGNNDGPALRARLPEVARAELGGLRLGVVHETGAAQGREQRCAARFPDLDVLVFGHSHIPWDTTAPTGLRLLNPGSPTDRRRQPHCTYMTAAITGGRLSEVDLHRLPPR, encoded by the coding sequence GTGCGTCTGCTCCTGATGTCCGACACCCACCTGCCGAAACGCGCCAGGCAACTGCCCGAGCCGCTGCTGGAGGAGATTCCCCGCGCCGACGTCGTCGTGCACGCGGGGGACTGGGTCGACACCGACACCCTCGACCTGCTGGAGAGCCGCAGCCGCCGGCTCCTCGCCGTGTACGGGAACAACGACGGGCCCGCGCTGCGGGCCCGGCTGCCCGAGGTCGCCCGCGCGGAACTCGGCGGGCTGCGCCTCGGGGTGGTCCACGAGACCGGCGCCGCGCAGGGGCGGGAGCAGCGGTGCGCCGCACGCTTCCCCGATCTCGACGTCCTGGTGTTCGGACACAGCCACATCCCGTGGGACACCACGGCGCCCACGGGACTTCGACTGCTGAATCCGGGGTCTCCGACGGATCGCCGCCGGCAGCCCCACTGCACCTACATGACCGCCGCGATCACCGGGGGCCGGCTGTCCGAGGTGGACCTCCACCGGCTGCCGCCGCGCTGA
- a CDS encoding XdhC family protein, with protein sequence MRDVLPVLGRWYAAGAPFGLATVVEVSRSAPRDPGAAMAVGPDDEVVGSVSGGCVEGAVFELAREVVAEGEARLETFGYSDEDAFAVGLTCGGELTLLVRPVTPELDPAFGDVAASVAAAEPVTVATVTGGPARRGATLAVWPDRVAGGLGTPGLDVAVTADARGELALGATGLRHYGPQGQRREDTVEVFLQSFAPPPRMLVFGAIDYAAAVARIGAFLGYRVTVCDARPVFATPRRFPADVEVVVAWPHRYLAGTDTDERTVICVLTHDPKFDVPLLTEALRRPAAYIGAMGSRRTHEDRAGRLKEAGFTERELARLRSPVGLDLGARTPEEVAVSVAAEIVALRWGGSGAPLTTTRGAVHPPRPSAGSAR encoded by the coding sequence GTGCGTGACGTACTCCCGGTGCTCGGCCGCTGGTACGCGGCCGGAGCGCCGTTCGGTCTGGCCACGGTGGTCGAGGTGAGCCGCAGCGCGCCGCGCGACCCGGGTGCGGCGATGGCCGTCGGCCCCGACGACGAGGTGGTGGGCAGCGTTTCCGGCGGCTGTGTGGAGGGCGCCGTCTTCGAGCTGGCGCGGGAGGTGGTCGCCGAGGGCGAGGCGCGGCTCGAGACCTTCGGCTACAGCGACGAGGACGCCTTCGCGGTCGGGCTGACCTGCGGTGGCGAGCTCACCCTGCTGGTGCGTCCGGTCACGCCGGAACTGGACCCGGCGTTCGGTGACGTCGCCGCGTCGGTGGCCGCGGCGGAACCGGTGACGGTGGCCACGGTCACCGGGGGTCCCGCGCGGCGCGGGGCCACCCTCGCCGTGTGGCCGGACCGGGTCGCCGGCGGTCTCGGCACGCCCGGTCTTGACGTGGCGGTCACCGCGGACGCGCGCGGTGAACTCGCCCTCGGTGCCACCGGGTTGCGGCACTACGGGCCGCAAGGGCAGCGCCGCGAGGACACGGTGGAGGTGTTCCTGCAGAGCTTCGCGCCGCCGCCGCGCATGCTGGTGTTCGGCGCGATCGACTACGCGGCGGCCGTGGCCCGCATCGGTGCCTTCCTCGGCTACCGGGTCACCGTGTGCGACGCCCGCCCGGTGTTCGCCACGCCCCGGCGCTTCCCCGCGGACGTGGAGGTGGTCGTCGCGTGGCCGCACCGGTACCTCGCCGGCACGGACACCGACGAGCGCACGGTGATCTGCGTGCTCACCCACGACCCCAAGTTCGACGTGCCGCTGCTCACCGAGGCGCTGCGCCGGCCGGCCGCCTACATCGGCGCGATGGGCAGCCGCCGTACGCACGAGGACCGCGCCGGCCGCCTGAAGGAGGCCGGGTTCACCGAGCGGGAGCTGGCCCGGCTGCGTTCCCCGGTGGGCCTCGATCTCGGCGCCCGTACGCCGGAGGAGGTCGCCGTGTCGGTGGCCGCCGAGATCGTCGCCCTGCGCTGGGGCGGTTCGGGCGCCCCGCTCACCACGACCCGGGGCGCGGTCCATCCGCCCCGGCCGTCCGCCGGTTCAGCCCGCTGA
- a CDS encoding VWA domain-containing protein produces the protein MVLLSDGWERGDPELLAEEMRRLHRLAHRVIWANPLKARPGYAPLAAGMAAALPSVDGFVEGHSLAALERLARVVRGGLPVEGVPVEGADGA, from the coding sequence GTGGTGCTGCTGTCGGACGGGTGGGAGCGTGGCGATCCGGAGCTGCTCGCCGAGGAGATGCGACGCTTGCACCGGCTCGCGCACCGCGTGATCTGGGCCAATCCGCTCAAGGCGCGGCCCGGGTACGCGCCCCTGGCGGCCGGGATGGCGGCGGCGCTGCCGAGCGTGGACGGGTTCGTCGAGGGGCACAGCCTCGCCGCGCTGGAGCGGCTGGCGCGGGTGGTGCGCGGAGGCCTCCCGGTGGAGGGGGTGCCCGTGGAAGGAGCGGATGGTGCGTGA
- a CDS encoding VWA domain-containing protein, giving the protein MERAPRLPSWAASTDVLRHRDVAYLSPADREQVRWLLAAFTLRGPVRRTARRRPARRGEADPRRTVRAMPRGGEPVRPLHRVRAERPRRVVLLVDVSGSMAPYADALLRFAHAAARDRHTEVFTVGTRLTRVTRARAHRDPDTAMAAVASAVPDWRGGTRLGELLKGFLDRWGGAAPPGARSWCCCRTGGSVAIRSCSPRRCDACTGSRTA; this is encoded by the coding sequence GTGGAGCGGGCGCCGCGGCTGCCGTCGTGGGCCGCCTCCACCGACGTGCTGCGCCACCGTGACGTGGCGTACCTGAGTCCGGCCGATCGGGAGCAGGTGCGGTGGTTGCTGGCCGCGTTCACGCTGCGCGGCCCGGTGCGGCGCACCGCCCGGCGGCGGCCGGCCCGGCGCGGGGAGGCCGATCCCCGCCGCACGGTGCGGGCCATGCCGCGCGGCGGCGAGCCGGTGCGGCCGCTGCACCGCGTGCGGGCGGAGCGGCCCCGCCGGGTGGTGCTCCTCGTGGACGTCAGCGGGTCGATGGCGCCGTACGCGGACGCGCTGCTGCGGTTCGCGCACGCGGCGGCACGCGACCGGCACACCGAGGTGTTCACCGTGGGCACCCGCCTCACCCGGGTCACCCGCGCGAGGGCGCACCGGGATCCGGACACGGCGATGGCGGCCGTGGCGTCGGCGGTGCCCGACTGGCGCGGCGGGACCCGGCTCGGGGAGCTGCTGAAGGGGTTCCTGGACCGCTGGGGCGGCGCGGCACCGCCCGGGGCGCGGTCGTGGTGCTGCTGTCGGACGGGTGGGAGCGTGGCGATCCGGAGCTGCTCGCCGAGGAGATGCGACGCTTGCACCGGCTCGCGCACCGCGTGA